One window of Artemia franciscana chromosome 16, ASM3288406v1, whole genome shotgun sequence genomic DNA carries:
- the LOC136036927 gene encoding uncharacterized protein LOC136036927 has translation MIGRKTSTRGSRLISYTWISRKPSFKNVERLESLIADHTLEHLKREKILIEKQFGFLKERSAEIQLLCATDDWKKNIDKGFQIDLIYLDLKKAFDKVPHKRLVESSGNTVSPHPGPHSVFTNGLRTS, from the coding sequence GGGTTCCAGATTGATCTCATATACTTGGATCTCAAGAAAGCCTTCTTTCAAAAATGTAGAGAGACTTGAGTCTCTCATTGCAGACCACACCCtagaacacttaaaacgagaaaaaatacttattgAAAAGCAGTTTGGTTTTCTTAAGGAACGATCTGCAGAGATCCAACTGCTTTGTGCCACAGATGATTGGAAGAAAAACATCGACAAGGGGTTCCAGATTGATCTCATATACTTGGATCTcaagaaagcctttgacaaagttccCCATAAGCGTCTCGTCGAAAGCTCAGGAAATACGGTCTCTCCTCATCCGGGTCCTCATTCAGTCTTCACCAATGGATTACGGACTTCTTAA